In one window of Gouania willdenowi chromosome 8, fGouWil2.1, whole genome shotgun sequence DNA:
- the farsa gene encoding phenylalanine--tRNA ligase alpha subunit → MADTGVVEALLLGLEKAEDGVDSLELSSSLGVEHQVVVGAVKSLQSVGEVISAEQRSSKHWQLTEEGVEISELGSHEARVFECIPVEGLLQSELMKLPFGKIGFTKAMSNKWIRVDKTSEGGPLIFRSAETIVDQVREKLLNVLNGKDAELEEKEKSELKKRRLLSEVTVKSYWITKGSSFSTTITKQETELTPEMIVSGNWKDNKFKPYNFEAMGVPLDCGHLHPLMKVRTQFRQIFLEMGFTEMPTNNFIESSFWNFDSLFQPQQHPARDQHDTFFLSDPALTLDFPQDYLQRVKKVHTEGGFGSQGYKYEWKVEEAQKNILRTHTTAVSARMLYKLAQQEKFTPVKYFSIDRVFRNETLDATHLAEFHQIEGVVADYDLTLGDLMGVLHQFFTKLGITKLRFKPAYNPYTEPSMEVFSYHEGLEKWVEVGNSGVFRPEMLLPMGLPEDVSVIAWGLSLERPTMIKYGINNIRELVGHKVNLQMVYDGPICRLDT, encoded by the exons atggcggacaccggTGTTGTGGAGGCGCTCCTGCTGGGGTTAGAGAAAGCGGAGGACGGCGTGGACAGTCTGGAGTTGTCGTCCAGCCTCGGCGTGGAGCACCAGGTGGTCGTCGGAGCCGTGAAGAGTCTTCAGTCCGTCGGAGAG GTCATCTCCGCTGAGCAGCGCTCGTCCAAACACTGGCAGCTGACGGAGGAAGGCGTTGAGATCTCTGAGCTGGGCAGCCATGAAGCCCGAGTGTTTGAATGCATCCCTGTCGAGGGTCTGCTGCAGAGTGAGCTGATG AAACTGCCCTTCGGGAAGATCGGCTTCACCAAAGCCATGTCCAACAAGTGGATCAGAGTGGACAAGACCAGCGAAGGGGGCCCGTTGATATTCAGGAGT GCAGAGACTATTGTGGACCAGGTCAGAGAGAAGCTGCTCAATGTGCTGAATGGAAAGGACGCTGAgctggaggagaaggagaagagtgAGCTGAAGAAGAGGAGGCTGCTCTCTGAGGT GACGGTGAAGTCGTACTGGATCACTAAGGGCAGCTCCTTCAGCACCACCATCACCAAACAGGAGACGGAGCTCACGCCAGAGATGATCGTTTC tgggaactgGAAAGATAATAAGTTCAAGCCATACAACTTTGAGGCCATGGGCGTGCCTCTGGACTGTGGCCACCTTCACCCGCTGATGAAGGTGCGAACGCAGTTCAGGCAGATCTTCCTGGAGATGGG TTTCACAGAAATGCCAACCAACAACTTCATCGAAAGTTCCTTCTGGAACTTTGACTCCCTGTTTCAGCCTCAGCAGCATCCAGCCAGAGACCAGCACGACACCTTCTTCCTGTCTG ACCCGGCCCTGACCCTGGACTTCCCTCAGGACTACCTGCAGCGTGTGAAGAAGGTTCACACAGAGGGAGGCTTCGGTTCACAGGG GTATAAATACGAGTGGAAGGTGGAGGAGGCTCAGAAGAACATCCTGCGTACTCACACCACGGCTGTCAGCGCACGGATGTTGTACAAACTGGCCCAGCAG GAGAAGTTCACCCCCGTCAAGTACTTCTCCATCGACCGCGTGTTCAGGAACGAGACGCTGGACGCGACTCACCTGGCAGAGTTCCACCAGATTGAGGGCGTGGTGGCCGACTACGACCTGACGCTGGGAGACCTGATGGGGGTCCTGCATCAGTTCTTCACCAAACTAG GAATCACCAAACTACGCTTTAAGCCGGCCTACAACCCGTACACAGAGCCCAGCATGGAGGTGTTCAGCTACCACGAAG GTCTGGAGAAGTGGGTGGAGGTGGGAAACTCTGGAGTGTTCAGGCCAGAGATGCTGCTGCCGATGGGGCTCCCAGAGGACGTGTCTGTGATCGCATGGGGCTTGTCGCTGGAAAG ACCCACCATGATTAAATACGGCATCAACAACATCAGAGAGCTGGTGGGACACAAAGTGAACCTGCAGATGGTCTACGACGGCCCCATCTGTCGACTGGACACCTGA
- the kcnj4 gene encoding ATP-sensitive inward rectifier potassium channel 12 — MPPGSSLFVHFVGHQQLSSVTPELIGTDSVAMGTSTCNRCSIVSNVTHAKERHNISTPAVLNGHSSPKYRPRSDSELSRGRRSGAMDSYDGNFSAKASTQAGSRFVKKNGQCNVVFSNMEERRQRYLADIFTTCVDIRWRYLLLIFSTSFVVTWVFFGVIFYSVSMAHGDFEDSSLKSDGLVLGGRRGATSQKLPCILNVQGFMGALLFSMETQTTIGYGWRCVTEECPVAVVTVVVQSIVGCIIEAFMIGTIMAKMARPKKRNQTLVFSKNAVIALRDGKLCLMWRVGNLRRSHIVEAHVRAQIIRSYVTCEGEFIPLQQMDLNVGYDDGTDRLFLVSPLVIVHEIDKDSPLFTLSRADLEAEDFEIVVILEGMVEATAMTTQFRSSYKSKEILWGHRFEPVLFEDRNRYKVDYARFHRTYEVPSTPRLSAKELEKSETRDSSAACKSTKENIPRSTSEFCYENELALSCGEDEEEDMFDMTWTPRTMNKMSFDYPDLSNDASLSGSHKVMCVLDMDNNQMELDIFQTDIPLDPVTYRSEQDISQT; from the exons AtgccacctggttcctctttatttgtccattttgtGGGCCACCAGCAG TTGTCCTCTGTGACTCCTGAGCTAATCGGGACAGATTCTGTGGCGATGGGAACAAGTACATGCAACAG GTGCAGCATTGTGTCCAACGTTACTCACGCCAAGGAACGCCACAACATTTCCACGCCGGCTGTTCTCAACGGTCACAGTTCACCTAAATACAGACCGAGGTCCGACTCAGAGCTCAGCAGGGGGAGAAGGTCTGGAGCGATGGACAGCTACGATGGAAACTTCTCGGCCAAAGCGTCCACCCAGGCAGGGAGTCGCTTTGTAAAGAAAAACGGACAGTGTAACGTGGTGTTTAGCAACATGGAGGAGAGGAGGCAGCGCTACCTGGCGGACATCTTCACCACATGTGTGGACATCCGCTGGAGGTACCTGCTGCTCATCTTCAGCACCAGCTTCGTGGTCACCTGGGTGTTCTTCGGTGTAATCTTTTACAGCGTGTCAATGGCTCATGGAGACTTTGAAGACTCTTCTCTAAAAAGCGACGGGCTCGTACTAGGGGGCAGGCGAGGGGCAACGTCACAAAAGTTACCCTGTATTCTCAATGTTCAGGGCTTCATGGGGGCGCTCCTGTTCTCCATGGAGACCCAGACCACCATTGGCTACGGCTGGCGCTGTGTTACAGAGGAATGCCCCGTTGCCGTGGTAACTGTGGTGGTACAGTCCATAGTGGGATGCATCATCGAGGCTTTCATGATTGGCACCATCATGGCCAAGATGGCACGAcccaaaaaaagaaaccagACTCTTGTGTTCTCAAAGAACGCAGTAATCGCCCTTCGGGATGGAAAACTGTGCCTCATGTGGAGAGTTGGAAATCTGCGAAGGAGTCACATCGTGGAAGCCCACGTCCGGGCGCAGATCATACGCTCGTACGTGACCTGTGAGGGTGAGTTCATTCCTCTGCAACAGATGGACCTGAACGTGGGCTACGACGACGGCACAGACCGGTTGTTCCTGGTTTCTCCTTTGGTTATCGTCCACGAGATAGACAAAGACAGCCCGTTGTTCACTTTAAGCCGAGCAGATCTGGAAGCCGAAGACTTTGAGATTGTTGTAATCTTGGAGGGAATGGTGGAGGCCACTGCCATGACCACCCAGTTCAGAAGCTCCTACAAGTCCAAAGAGATCTTATGGGGTCACAGATTTGAGCCAGTGCTTTTTGAGGACAGGAATCGCTACAAAGTCGACTACGCTCGTTTCCACAGGACCTACGAGGTGCCGTCAACGCCACGTCTCAGTGCCAAAGAGCTAGAGAAGAGCGAAACCCGAGATTCTTCTGCTGCCTGCAAATCTACAAAAGAGAACATCCCCAGGTCGACGAGCGAATTCTGCTACGAGAATGAGTTAGCGCTGAGCTGTGGGGAGGACGAAGAAGAAGACATGTTTGATATGACTTGGACTCCCCGGACCATGAACAAGATGTCGTTTGACTACCCAGATTTGTCCAACGATGCCTCACTCTCAGGCAGTCACAAGGTGATGTGTGTCCTGGACATGGACAACAATCAGATGGAGTTGGACATCTTTCAGACGGACATCCCTCTTGATCCAGTGACCTATCGGAGCGAACAAGACATCAGTCAAACATGA